GCCCCTGACGGTTTGCTGCCTCGGCGGGCATAGATCTGGCGTAAACCGGGATCCCTGAGCGTGTCATAGGCTAAGCGAATCCAGGAGGCGATTTGGGCGGCCTGTTCGCACGCCTCGGGATCTTCCAAATTTTCGATCAAAGTGGAGGAATAGGGCGCCGTGCACGCCACATAAGCCCGCATAAGCTCGGCCTCATTAGCCGTCGGACGAACGCCGAGAATCTCGTAAAAATCGAGAGATCGAAGGCGCTTGTGATCCTCTCGTATCCGCCGCTTGAGCGTCTCCATCGCCTGCTCGCTTAAAGCGGGGGCGGCGGCCTGTTTTCTTGATACACGGGCCGCGGTTTCCTTTGTAGGTTGCGCGAAGTCCAGCGCCGCCCATCCCGCCAGGATCAGAGCGAAAATATCCGGGAGCAGAAGATCGACCGACTCTTTAAATTCAGCGCTGATTTCCAACAACGATCGCGATTCGGCGATTAAACGAAGAAGTCGAAGAACGCGCGGCGGTATAGGAGCATCCGCGGAGGGCGAACTCACGCGGCGGATCCGACTCTCCGGCGCCAGGCCCATCCAGGAGCGAATCAGGGGCGGATCGTACCAGCGGCGAATCCCGGAAAAGAGGATATGGAACGTCCGAAGAGGAAAAATCGAGATCGAAGCGGGCCATTCGGTGACCGTGGAGAACATGAACTTGCCGTCGAACCAGGGAAACGTGTGGATCAGTTTCTCCTCATGATGTTCGATCAGCGCTTCGGCCAAGGCCGCGCCATCGATCCAGCCGTTCTTGATCAGCACTTCTCCGTAGCGCAGGTCACTTTCCCCGACCTCACGCATCGACGCCTCCCAAGCGTCCAGGGAGATTTTCTCCTTCTGAACAAGATAATATCCGAGCTTATCGGTGCGGCCGTTCGATTCGACAAAGATGGGCTGACCCTGTTTCAGATAAACGGACGTCTTCAATTCCCGAAATTCCAGGCGGAGCAATCCGGTGGCCCGCTTACGATGGAGGTCCAAGAGAATCTCGGGAACCAAGTAATGTCCCAGCGATCCGGAGAACGGAATTTCCTTCACCTGTCGCCGTTCAGGCGTGCAGCGGTGGACTTCCAGTCGGTGAAGGTATTGTTCAATCGCCGCTTTAGCCTCGGGGACCAGATCGACGAACTGCACGCCAACCCCGGGCGCCCGTCCCACTTCCAGCGCCTTTTGCGCACTCATCAGATAAGCGATTCGTCCCGTGACTTCGATGGGGTCCGGCACGCCGGGAATTTCGAGTTTGGCGCGGATCGGTGTGTTGGGCTTCAAATGGGTTTCCGTTGCTAAATACATCCCGCCTCGGCTCAGATTTTGGATGTATTCGGTGAGAAATGCCCCTTGGGATTCGAACGAAACCCGGTGATACACGTCGAAACGCTCCTCACTCGGTCGATGAGCTTCGGCCGCCTGCGAGCGCAACCGATGCACGAGCTGGAGATATTCGGCGGAGGCCGCAGCCAGGGAGATTCCCATCCCCCCGGGACATTCCACACCGTCGTCGATCCGTTTGGAGAGGCTCCAGACGACCGTCCCCTGAACGCTGACGACCTGCTTTCCGGAACCCACCGTCAGTGACAGCTCCGATCCCAGGCTTAAGATTCGATCGGATTGAACAAAGAGCCCTACTTCCGAGAGATCGAGAATCAC
Above is a window of Bdellovibrionota bacterium DNA encoding:
- a CDS encoding PilZ domain-containing protein codes for the protein MTASKDRRRSKRIKHRMVVRFEVGGVSQRGVILDLSEVGLFVQSDRILSLGSELSLTVGSGKQVVSVQGTVVWSLSKRIDDGVECPGGMGISLAAASAEYLQLVHRLRSQAAEAHRPSEERFDVYHRVSFESQGAFLTEYIQNLSRGGMYLATETHLKPNTPIRAKLEIPGVPDPIEVTGRIAYLMSAQKALEVGRAPGVGVQFVDLVPEAKAAIEQYLHRLEVHRCTPERRQVKEIPFSGSLGHYLVPEILLDLHRKRATGLLRLEFRELKTSVYLKQGQPIFVESNGRTDKLGYYLVQKEKISLDAWEASMREVGESDLRYGEVLIKNGWIDGAALAEALIEHHEEKLIHTFPWFDGKFMFSTVTEWPASISIFPLRTFHILFSGIRRWYDPPLIRSWMGLAPESRIRRVSSPSADAPIPPRVLRLLRLIAESRSLLEISAEFKESVDLLLPDIFALILAGWAALDFAQPTKETAARVSRKQAAAPALSEQAMETLKRRIREDHKRLRSLDFYEILGVRPTANEAELMRAYVACTAPYSSTLIENLEDPEACEQAAQIASWIRLAYDTLRDPGLRQIYARRGSKPSGAGRDSQIDIERYLLRGVQTLEQGKVKEAVRLLEAALKQYPDDSSLRGYLAWALFTKDPKEHLQRASELLEDAIQHEPADPHLRYFRGEIFAYLGNWSRAEKSYAQAVRLHPNFIKAAAAHERARDRRIAQERPARVRG